CGCTGCATATCCGTTACTTCTTCAGGACGCTCATCAATAAGTAGAACAATAAGCTGAACTTCGGGATGATTTTCCGTAATGGCATTGGCTATCTTCTGAAGAATCATTGTTTTACCAGATCGGGGAGGTGAAACAATAAGCCCTCTCTGCCCCAATCCGATAGGACAGAACAGGTTGATCATTCTGGTAGAAGGATCTGGAATCTTGGTTTCCATATTCAGACGTTTTGTAGGATACAGGGGGGTAAGGTTCTCAAAAGAGACTCTTGACTGGGCCACATCGGGTTCATCAAAGTTTACATTGACGACCCTCAGCATGGCAAAGAAGCGCTCTCCTTCCTTGGGAGAACGGATCTGACCATATACTGTATCACCTGTCTTCAGGTTGAAAAGTCTGATCTGAGAGGGAGAGATGTAGATGTCATCACTGCCGGGTAGATATGAGTTCTGAGGAGAACGGAGAAATCCATATCCGTCAGGAAGTATCTCAAGAGCTCCATAAGCATATATAACCCCATTTCGGTTTTCAATATGGAACTTAAGTATTGTAAAAATAACTTCCTGCTTCTTCAGAGTGATAAGATCTTCTCTTTCAATTTCCAAATTGTCGGCAAAGGTTCTCAGGTCGGGCATTGTCATTATAGAGAGATCATTGATAGTCAGAGTGGGCTGATCTGCGGTGGGCAGAGGCTGATTTTTCATCTGCCTTGGTGAATCATTCCGTCTGTTCTTACCAGTTTTTCTCTTATTGAATGAATTATTCCTTCTACTTGAGTTATCATTCCTGGAGTTATCATTCCTGGAGTTATCATTCCTGGAGTTATCGTTCCTGGAGTTATCATTCCTGGAGTTATCATTCCTGGAGTTATCATTCCTGGAGTTATCGTTCCTGGAATTATCGTTCCTGGAGTTATCATTCCTGGAATTATCGTCTCTGGAATTATCGTCTCTTTTGTTCGGTTCTTCAGAAGAGCCTTTGGCTGCGGGAACATCAGATGATACTTCTGCAGGTTTTTCACTTATACCGGAAGTCTGTTCCGATGCATCAGTACTTACCTCTGCCGCTGAAGTATTTCCTGCTTTATCAGCAGCTCCTTCATCAGAAGGTTTATCTTTAGGTTTTTCAGTATCTACTGATTTTCCTTCTGACTCGGCTGCAGGTTTTTCAGTATCTACTGATATTTCTGCTGACTCGGCTGCGGGTTTTTCAAGTAAAGCCTTCTTCCGGACTCTCTTAACAGTCGGACTCTCTTCATTACTATCTGAAGTACTGTCACCATCTTCACTGCTGACCTTAGCTTTCTTTTTTACGACAGCGCGTTTTCTGACTGCTGTTTTTTTAACAGTAATTGTTTTGCTTTCTTTAGCTTTTTTTTCTACAGAAGCTTCTGCAACTGTATCAGATCCGTTCCCCAGATCAAGTTCCTTCTGAGTATCAGCAGTTTCGGAAACCGCATTCTCTACCTGAGGATTGTCCAGATTCTTCCGGATTATCGCCATAAATTCTCCAACGTAGTTTTGATTAATAACTAATATGTCAATTTCTTCAAAATTTTTTCTTGTATTAAGGATTAAAAGTGAAGATTCAGACTTGCTAAGGGATTGTTCCCGCCTGGGGGGCATACCGTTCTATATTTCCAATATATTATCAGCTGATGTCACTGTCAAGGGAGGATTAAGACAAAATAGCTTTTTCACATAACTGCAGGGCTCTGTTAACTGTTTCCTTTCTTATCTGGGAACGACTTCCTGAAAAATGACAGAGTTCCGCATTAATGGATTTATTTTTAAGTCCGGCAGCTATCCAGACGGTACCGACTGGTTTCTCAGGGCTTCCGCCACCGGGACCTGCAATACCCGAAACAGCAACTGCCAGATCGGC
This DNA window, taken from Oceanispirochaeta sp. M1, encodes the following:
- the rho gene encoding transcription termination factor Rho → MSVDTEKPAAESEGKSVDTEKPKDKPSDEGAADKAGNTSAAEVSTDASEQTSGISEKPAEVSSDVPAAKGSSEEPNKRDDNSRDDNSRNDNSRNDNSRNDNSRNDNSRNDNSRNDNSRNDNSRNDNSRNDNSRNDNSSRRNNSFNKRKTGKNRRNDSPRQMKNQPLPTADQPTLTINDLSIMTMPDLRTFADNLEIEREDLITLKKQEVIFTILKFHIENRNGVIYAYGALEILPDGYGFLRSPQNSYLPGSDDIYISPSQIRLFNLKTGDTVYGQIRSPKEGERFFAMLRVVNVNFDEPDVAQSRVSFENLTPLYPTKRLNMETKIPDPSTRMINLFCPIGLGQRGLIVSPPRSGKTMILQKIANAITENHPEVQLIVLLIDERPEEVTDMQRGVQGEVIASTFDEQSSRHVQVAEMVLEKARRLVEHKKDVVILLDSITRLARAYNQTVPTSGKILSGGVDSNALHKPKRFFGAARNIENGGSLTIVATALIETGSRMDEVIFEEFKGTGNMELILDRKLADKRVFPAINIKKSATRKEDLLLTNEELNKMWLLRKVMSPMDDMECTEMIVDKMRKTKNNEAFLKSMNSA